A stretch of DNA from Posidoniimonas polymericola:
CCGGGACGCCGACCTCGTGGATGCCGTTCTTGGCGGCGTCGAGCGGCTCCTCGCCGCGTTCGATGTGCCGGTAGATGTTCTCGGCGACGATGATCGCGCCGTCGACCACCATGCCGAGCACCAGGATGAACGAGAACACCACCATGTTGGACACGGGGATGCCCGAGAAGAACAGGAACTGCAGCGCCACGGCCATGCTGAAGGGGATCGCGATCAGCACCAACAGCGAGATCCGCAGGCCCATCGTCCACGCCAGGATCACCAGCACGAGCATCGCGCCGAACACCGCGCTGGAGCCCAGCACGCGGAACATGACCCAGATCTCGGACGAGGCGTCGCGGGTGATGGAGAACTCGAAGTCGGGGTACTCGTCCCGCAGCCCGGCGACGACCTCGCGGACGCCACGGGCGGCGCCGAGCGTGTTGATGTCGGCCTCCTTGTTGACCATGATCAGCGCGCCGGCGCGGTTGTCGAACTCGGCCAGGTTCATCACCTTGCGGTGCGCGTCGAGCACCTCGGCGATGTCCGAGACCCGGATCACGCGTCCGCCCTGGCTGCTGACCACCGCGTCGCGGATGTCGGACACGCCACGGAGCTCGGTCTCGTTGCGGAGGCCGCGGTCGAACTCGCCGGTGGTGAACTCGCCGGCGGGCACCTCGGCGTGGAAGTTGGCCAGCGCCTGCCGCACCTGGGCCAGCGTGATGCCGTACTGGCTCATCAGGTCCGGGTTCACGTTGACGTGGATCTCGCGTTCCTTGCCGCCGAACAGCTGCGTGTTCGCAACGCCGTCGACGGCCTCGAGCTCGTCCTGCACGTCCTCGGCGATGGTCTTGAGGGTGCGGTCGTCCAGGCCCGGGGGCGCCGTGATGTTCAGCAGCATCAGCGGCATGTTCTCGAAGTCGATGTCGGTGACGATCGGCTGCACCTCGCGGCCGGTCGGCAGCTCGTTGGTGATGCGGTTCACCAGGTCCTGCACCTCGGCGCGGGCCTCGTCCGGGTCGACGCCGTCCAGGAAGATAACCTGCGTGACCGCCGAGCCCCGCATGCTGGTCGACGCGATAAAGTCGACGCTCTGCAGCTCCTTGAGCTCGTCCTCGACCTTGCGGGCGATGTTGTTCTCGGCCTTAGACGGGTCGGAGTCCGGGTACGGGATCGCGACGATCACGACCGCCTTGGTGATCGCCGGCGAGCGCTGCACCGGTGAGAAGAACGCCGCGTAGAAGGCCAGCAGGATGACCAGCAGCGTCAGCACCGACACCGTGCGGGGACGTTCGATGGCGAGGTCGGTGACGTTCATGCGTTGGGGCGCGGCGTCCGCCGCTGCTTGACCTGGGGGCCGCTACTTGACTTCGGGGGACGCGACGGCCGGGCCACGGGCCGGCAGGCTGGCGGTGGCGTCGGCGTCTGAGGCGCCGTGCAGCGCGTCGGGGTTGACCACCCGCACAAACTGCCCGTCGGTCAGCCGCTGCTGCCCACGCGTCACGACCGGACGGAGCTCGAGGTTCTCGGCCGGCACGATAATCGCCTCGCCCTGGTCGACCCACTGATCGAGGTCGACCCGGTTGGCGACCCGCAGGTCGGCCTGGCCGACCTGCCAGAAGAGGGCCTCGACCGGGGTCGGCTCCTCGCGGACGGTGAACAGGAACGCGGCGCCGCCGCGGAACATCACCGCGACGTCGGGCACCCGGTAGGCCAGGATCCGCTTGGTCACCAACTCGGCGGTAGCGACCATGCCGGGCCGCAGCAGCCGCTCGCTGTTGTCGATGCGGACCTCGACCTCGAACAGCTTGGTGCGGTCGTCGGCCACCTGCGCGATTTGGTGCACCTCGGCGTCGATCGCCGGCGGGCGGTTGCCGAAGGCGTCGCGGCCCTCGAGGTGCACCCGGGCGCGGAACACCTTCTCTTCGGGGTCGGTGGTGCGGTTGTCGCTGCTGGCCTGGCGGACCTCACGCATGCGGGCCTCGAGCTCGCGGACCCGCGACTCCGGCACGTCGACCACTAGCAATAGGTTGTCGTTCTCGACCACCTCGAAGACGGTCGAATGGGCGGCGACCGACTCGCCGGCCTCGATCATCCGCCGGGAGATGGTGCCGTTCACCGGGGAGACGAGCACGCTGTCTTCGAGGTTCTTGGTCGCGACCTCGAGCTGCGCCTTGGCGACCGCCTGGCGGGTGAGGGTGTCCTGGTACTCGGCCTCGGTGAGGGCCCCGCGGCCCTGCTCGAACAAGCGGCGGTCGCGGCGGAGGTCGGACGCGGCCTGCTCGAGGTTGGCGACCGCCTCGGCCCGGCGGGCGGCGTAGATCCGGTCGTCGAGCCGGGCCAGCATCTGCCCGGCCTGGACCTGATCGCCCTCGTCGAGCGGCTCGCCGCGGTCGTTGAGGCCGAGCTCGAGCACGCGGCCGGCGGTTTCAAAGCCCAGGGAGTAGTCCTCCCACGCGCGGATCTTGCCGCTCTGCTTGACGGTCAGCTCGGTGACCTCCGGCCGGATTGCCGCCACGCTCACCAACGCCTTGGAACGGGCCGCGACCGCCGGCCGGGCGACGCCCGCGCCCTCGTCGTGCACGCCGGCGCCACGGGAACTGACGTACCACATCACGCCGCACGCAAAGACCGTGATCACGATCAGCACGACGTATTGGCCAACTTTCTTGGCGACTTCTGTCACAGCGGGAGTTCCGAGAGAGGGGTCGGCGAGGTGAGATCGCGGGGCGTAGGGCCGACACTACGCATGATAGCCCTGGCCGAGGGGCCCGACAACGCTTATCCGCGTCGCTCGTT
This window harbors:
- a CDS encoding efflux RND transporter periplasmic adaptor subunit; translated protein: MTEVAKKVGQYVVLIVITVFACGVMWYVSSRGAGVHDEGAGVARPAVAARSKALVSVAAIRPEVTELTVKQSGKIRAWEDYSLGFETAGRVLELGLNDRGEPLDEGDQVQAGQMLARLDDRIYAARRAEAVANLEQAASDLRRDRRLFEQGRGALTEAEYQDTLTRQAVAKAQLEVATKNLEDSVLVSPVNGTISRRMIEAGESVAAHSTVFEVVENDNLLLVVDVPESRVRELEARMREVRQASSDNRTTDPEEKVFRARVHLEGRDAFGNRPPAIDAEVHQIAQVADDRTKLFEVEVRIDNSERLLRPGMVATAELVTKRILAYRVPDVAVMFRGGAAFLFTVREEPTPVEALFWQVGQADLRVANRVDLDQWVDQGEAIIVPAENLELRPVVTRGQQRLTDGQFVRVVNPDALHGASDADATASLPARGPAVASPEVK